A DNA window from Arachis duranensis cultivar V14167 chromosome 3, aradu.V14167.gnm2.J7QH, whole genome shotgun sequence contains the following coding sequences:
- the LOC107476862 gene encoding uncharacterized protein LOC107476862, translated as MMAAATNGGKSMWQACLASAFRTALATTIVGSVTLLGPHSLKKLIELPSFSYVTVGIIILNDATFGDSLRGSWYALYATIQSMGPAMLSFWIIGPSRLTKETIAVAVALAAFVVALPGEITHFIAKRIALGQIVLLYVIAYINGARTQPLMHPLGVAASTALGVAACILALLFPSPRLACRQVKKNYKLLTQNTIKRVKLLMKAICEDDKASVFMSVSQANCFSTTKLLQIITHYQKGMRWERPQTKIFRSNCLYAVEKLKEVDITLRGMELALRSINSFPISMINEDMKHGLNSLMQQISLTIKETKHNLHGASLTVPEPSEKNITNFLHSLQTIPTTLQDLPFYFYLFCTKLLYMKSLAEPTPPSIQDQPTEKNGNPNLNSPEGNKENWANSFVTTLTSPKLMASYKCSLSLGLAVYLGLVYSKKDGFWAGLPVAVTYTSGREATFRVTNLKAQGTVLGTVYGVLISFVFERFLVLRFLSLFPWFLFTSFLQRSQMYGPAGGVSAAIGALLILGRENFGPPKEFAITRIVETFIGLSCSIFVDILFRPKRASTCAKVELSNSISTLVESIGSLSILHDSSKTKVEQNQKKLKGHVNKLKKFVVEAEAEPNFWFLPFHGACYNKLLESLSRLDDVLQLGSQALKFLQQEVQRCEACWKEHVNLIEGDIGHLKELICNSMKSFEEISKLKSLGFLEKELEKKKNTTSDVEVGKSTPKSSICMVSGLGEDGLEKTLGSYLQHSRNAVDHLYDDDDDVEDEKELKSQVVLSLSALGFCLSAIMKETMKIEEAIKELVQWENPSSVINLYEISCKLHSLHK; from the exons atgatgGCAGCAGCCACTAATGGAGGCAAATCCATGTGGCAAGCATGCCTAGCCTCAGCCTTCCGTACAGCTCTAGCCACCACCATAGTGGGCTCTGTAACCCTCTTGGGCCCCCATTCCCTAAAAAAGCTTATCGAGCTGCCTTCATTCTCCTATGTCACCGTGGGAATAATCATCCTCAACGATGCCACCTTCGGAGACTCCTTGAGAGGCTCCTGGTATGCTCTTTATGCAACAATTCAGAGCATGGGCCCAGCCATGCTCAGCTTCTGGATCATTGGGCCCAGCCGCTTAACTAAGGAGACGATAGCGGTGGCAGTCGCCCTGGCCGCCTTCGTTGTGGCGCTACCGGGAGAGATTACGCATTTCATAGCTAAGAGGATAGCGCTTGGTCAGATAGTTCTTCTGTATGTCATAGCTTACATCAATGGTGCTCGTACTCAGCCTCTCATGCACCCTCTCGGCGTGGCGGCTAGCACCGCCCTCGGAGTGGCGGCCTGCATTCTCGCCCTGTTGTTTCCCTCTCCGCGTCTTGCATGCCGTCAG GTGAAAAAGAATTACAAGCTATTAACACAGAATACGATTAAGAGGGTGAAGCTTTTGATGAAGGCAATATGTGAAGATGACAAGGCCTCTGTATTCATGTCAGTTTCTCAAGCCAACTGTTTCTCAACTACCAAGCTTCTCCAAATCATCACACACTACCAA AAAGGCATGAGGTGggagagacctcaaaccaaAATATTCAGATCCAATTGCTTATATGCTGTAGAGAAGCTTAAAGAAGTGGATATCACACTAAGAGGAATGGAACTGGCTCTAAGAAGCATCAATTCATTTCCAATAAGCATGATCAATGAAGACATGAAACATGGTCTTAATAGCCTCATGCAACAAATTAGCTTAACCATAAAAGAAACCAAACACAATTTGCATGGTGCTTCACTAACTGTCCCTGAACCAAGTGAAAAAAACATAACCAATTTTCTCCATTCCCTTCAAACCATTCCAACAACCCTACAAGATTTacccttttatttttacttgttTTGCACTAAACTCCTCTACATGAAATCACTAGCTGAGCCTACTCCACCTAGTATTCAAGACCAACCTACTGAAAAAAATGGAAATCCAAATTTAAATTCTCCTGAGGGtaacaaagaaaattgggcTAATTCTTTTGTGACAACATTAACAAGCCCAAAACTCATGGCATCATACAAGTGCTCTCTCTCATTGGGCCTTGCTGTTTACTTGGGCTTAGTATACAGCAAAAAGGATGGATTTTGGGCTGGGCTTCCTGTGGCTGTAACCTATACATCTGGCAGGGAAGCCACATTTAGGGTAACAAATCTCAAAGCCCAAGGAACCGTGTTGGGAACAGTGTATGGAGTTCTCATTAGCTTTGTCTTTGAGAGGTTCTTGGTACTAAGATTCTTGTCTCTTTTTCCATGGTTCCTTTTCACAAGTTTCCTCCAAAGAAGTCAAATGTATGGGCCTGCTGGTGGAGTATCTGCAGCTATTGGGGCCCTTTTAATATTGGGTAGGGAAAATTTTGGCCCACCAAAAGAGTTTGCTATTACAAGAATTGTTGAAACGTTTATTGGGCTTTCTTGTTCAATATTTGTGGATATTCTTTTCAGGCCCAAGAGGGCCTCAACATGTGCAAAAGTTGAGTTGTCCAATAGTATTTCCACACTAGTTGAGTCCATTGGATCCTTGTCCATCCTTCATGATTCATCGAAAACCAAGGTAGAACAAAACCAAAAGAAGCTAAAGGGTCATGTTAATAAGCTAAAGAAATTTGTTGTTGAAGCAGAAGCTGAGCCAAATTTTTGGTTCTTGCCATTTCATGGTGCTTGCTATAACAAACTCTTAGAATCTTTGTCAAGATTGGATGATGTATTGCAACTTGGTTCTCAAGCATTGAAGTTCCTCCAACAAGAGGTACAGAGATGTGAGGCATGTTGGAAAGAGCATGTGAATTTGATAGAAGGTGACATTGGACATTTGAAGGAACTCATTTGCAATTCAATGAAGAGTTTTGAGGAGATTTCTAAATTGAAATCTCTTGGGTTTCTTGAGAAGGAgcttgagaagaagaagaacactaCTAGTGATGTTGAAGTGGGAAAGTCAACACCAAAGTCAAGTATATGCATGGTTTCTGGCTTAGGAGAAGATGGCCTTGAGAAAACTTTAGGATCTTATCTCCAACATTCAAGAAATGCTGTTGACCATttatatgatgatgatgatgatgttgaagaTGAGAAAGAGTTGAAGAGCCAAGTTGTTTTGAGTTTGAGTGCTTTGGGGTTTTGTTTGAGTGCAATCATGAAAGAGACAATGAAAATTGAAGAAGCAATCAAGGAATTGGTTCAATGGGAAAATCCATCTAGTGTGATTAATTTGTATGAAATATCTTGCAAGCTACATTCCTTGCACAAATGA